One region of Eupeodes corollae chromosome 1, idEupCoro1.1, whole genome shotgun sequence genomic DNA includes:
- the LOC129942593 gene encoding zinc finger protein ZFP2-like, whose protein sequence is MTDFLDLQPINPQNKLNVCRICALESENGQILFDTNSEIEKIAIQICSLISIKLDPNIQIYPNWICSQCHLQFEAIVQFFEVISNGQRQMGELFGYPRKPGRKPKPKFERWFSVDVSQLDGGAAGFDKLRVNGKRVPKIPERFKDSMQGNELEDLYSEIGLAKRKSRQSKIEKKETIAHIEDENGMKFCEMFSIQQDSNRNSTRYQCDFCEESFSMEHAFYTHLSSHTNIMYECTECQAVFKAKTMYDAHVRESNHSGLGIIETPPANVEEATQEEEKTIKKVRKFICLKCPKTFDTKMAIQRHGKTHSPNRPFQCDICLAKFKKKFVLKVHKTRHFQENFFKCHVCSQTFKHKRSLQVHLQTIHDGLKPHSCSVCKKSFSQKSNLKIHKRIHTGYRPFVCLKCGASFKTSSQCNLHQKTHVVLETTLPKPKPMVECKICGRPFSQRSNLRKHIRIHTGEKPYVCNVCPMKFSDPSNLKKHKRNHPKPKIPKSTPISLIESNLLDEAVASIVEPNRIPEDNELMAVASNSFRGMGNVVVPIVDNSLMQNVVLPSVSNSLMESVVLPNVSNSLMNIMDEVVGKDDANPWNSDVIVTDIPNDENSIVQQQQQQELLMNQLVCISYQDPMNPVGSKTTFYVVNGGN, encoded by the exons ATGACTGATTTCTTGGATTTGCAACCAATaaatccacaaaataaattaaatgtttgtcgTATTTGTGCTCTAGAAAGTGAAAACGGACAAATTCTATTCGACACCAACagtgaaatcgaaaaaatcgCCATTCAAATATGTTCTCTCATTTCAATCAAG TTAGAcccaaatattcaaatttaccCAAATTGGATATGCTCCCAATGTCATCTTCAATTCGAAGCCATAGTTCAGTTTTTCGAAGTGATAAGCAATGGACAACGTCAGATGGGGGAACTATTTGGCTACCCTCGGAAACCTGGAAGAAAACCTAAGCCAAAATTCGAACGTTGGTTCTCTGTCGATGTGAGCCAGCTGGATGGAGGAGCAGCGGGTTTTGATAAACTCAGAGTAAATGGCAAACGGGTTCCCAAAATCCCTGAGAGATTCAAAGACTCAATGCAAGGCAACGAGCTGGAAGATCTGTACAGCGAAATAGGCTTAGCGAAACGAAAATCAAGACAATCTAAAATAGAGAAAAAAGAGACTATCGCCCACATCGAAGACGAGAATGGGATGAAATTTTGTGAGATGTTTTCAATCCAACAGGATTCCAATAGAAACAGCACTCGTTATCAATGTGACTTCTGTGAGGAGAGCTTCTCAATGGAACACGCCTTCTACACCCACCTCTCCAGCCACACGAACATCATGTACGAATGCACTGAATGCCAAGCAGTCTTCAAAGCCAAGACCATGTACGATGCCCATGTGCGGGAAAGCAATCACTCGGGATTGGGCATAATAGAAACACCTCCAGCTAACGTCGAGGAGGCGacacaagaagaagaaaaaaccattaaaaaagtGAGGAAGTTCATTTGTTTGAAGTGCCCAAAGACATTCGATACGAAAATGGCCATTCAACGCCACGGAAAGACACATTCCCCCAATCGGCCGTTTCAGTGTGATATTTGTCTGGCTAAATTTAAGAAGAAGTTCGTTCTCAAAGTCCACAAAACCAGACATTTCCAggagaattttttcaaatgccACGTCTGCTCGCAAACATTCAAACACAAGCGCTCCCTCCAAGTGCATTTGCAGACCATTCACGATGGCCTTAAGCCCCATTCATGTTCG GTCTGTAAGAAGAGTTTCAGTCAGAAGTCGAATCTTAAAATACACAAACGCATTCACACTGGCTATCGTCCATTTGTCTGTCTTAAGTGTGGGGCTTCCTTCAAGACCTCATCACAATGTAATCTACATCAAAAAACCCACGTGGTTCTAGAAACAACACTCCCAAAACCCAAACCAATGGTAGAGTGTAAAATATGTGGCAGGCCATTTTCCCAAAGGAGCAATCTCAGAAAACACATCCGAATACATACTGGAGAGAAACCGTATGTTTGTAATGTGTGTCCCATGAAATTCTCAGATCCATCTAAtctcaaaaaacacaaacgaaATCATCCCAAACCAAAGATACCAAAATCCACACCGATTTCACTAATCGAATCCAATTTGCTTGACGAAGCTGTTGCATCGATTGTGGAACCAAATCGAATTCCTGAAGATAATGAACTCATGGCGGTAGCATCCAATTCGTTTAGGGGGATGGGCAATGTTGtggttccaattgttgacaatTCCTTAATGCAAAATGTTGTCCTGCCAAGTGTTAGCAATTCCTTAATGGAAAGTGTTGTCCTGCCAAATGTTAGCAATTCCTTAATGAACATCATGGATGAAGTTGTTGGCAAGGATGATGCAAATCCATGGAATTCAGATGTGATTGTGACAGATATTCCGAATGATGAGAATTCTATTGttcagcaacaacagcagcaggaATTGCTAATGAATCAATTGGTTTGTATTTCATACCAGGATCCCATGAACCCGGTTGGAAGTAAGACTACTTTCTATGTTGTCAATGGAGGCAATTAG
- the LOC129951806 gene encoding uncharacterized protein LOC129951806: MQEYIQDTMTYEYVRHCGRPDLFITFTCNPNWEEIQTLLLPGQQSIHRHGITARVYSVFGKACCWLYSIEWQKRGLRHAHILIWLDVKIRPDEIDQIISAEIPDSSIDQELFDIVTSHMIHGPCCAFNMTSPCMEDGKYGVTWKEKETAWERKASNFNSHSDSACYRTVKKFYQGYKKEISKVAADEKMSRIQTGGGKAINVRDENFDLAIAIMNPKTITGYENIFDGDGADELFENEPGTSTNIIEERQDDEPIKDWGKYKPSQLRNPIHPKLKRSHENISDEQEVIYENIDDNSPKTSILMSKGFKKQFDNSTTKTENKSNWCGRRRPVASTLPSSKITEQYKQLSEIKIELAKLQYDTQKEEATQKKYTASIEHELRKRSLELDIEIKTEFLKKIKSDSFRMCETCSILKDLGNLNPK, encoded by the exons ATGCAAGAATACATTCAGGACACGATGACTTACGAGTATGTCCGTCATTGCGGACGTCCagatttgtttataacatttacGTGCAATCCAAATTGGgaggaaatacaaactttattattacCAGGTCAACAGTCGATACATCGTCACGGCATTACTGCACgagt ATATTCAGTCTTTGGCAAAGCGTGTTGTTGGTTGTattcaattgagtggcaaaagcGAGGCTTACGTCATGCTcacattttaatttggcttGATGTTAAAATTCGTCCAGATGaaattgatcaaattatttcagcCGAAATTCCAGATTCATCAATTGATCAAGAATTATTTGACATTGTTACAAGTCACATGATTCACGGGCCGTGTTGTGCTTTTAATATGACATCGCCCTGCATGGAAGATGggaaat atggAGTTACGTGGAAGGAAAAAGAAACAGCTTGGGAGAGAAAAGCATCGAATTTTAATTCCCATTCGGATTCAGCATGCTACAGGACCgtcaaaaaattttaccaaggctataaaaaagaaattagcaAGGTGGCCGCAGACGAAAAAATGTCCAGAATTCAGACTGGAGGTGGCAAGGCCATAAATGTACGCGATGAAAACTTTGATCTTGCCATAGCCATTATGAATCCAAAAACAATAACTggatatgaaaacatttttgatggtGATGGTGCAGATGAGTTGTTCGAAAATGAACCCGGAACCAGTACAAACATT aTTGAAGAAAGGCAGGATGATGAACCAATTAAGGATTGGGGAAAATACAAACCTAGTCAATTGAGAAACCCGATACATCCAAAATTAAAGAGAAGTCATGAGAATATATCTGATGAGCAGGaagttatttatgaaaatattgatgACAATAGCCCAAAAACTAGCATTCTTATGTCCAAAGGATTTAAAAAGCAGTTTGACAATTCAAccacaaaaacagaaaataaaagtaactGGTGTGGAAGGCGCAGACCAGTTGCTTCAACATTACCTAGCAGCAAAATAACCGAGCAATATAAACAGCTATCGGAAATAAAAATTGAGCTTGCTAAGCTTCAATATGATACCCAAAAAGAGGAAGCgactcaaaaaaaatatacagccTCTATTGAACACGAGTTAAGAAAACGTTCTTTGGAATTGGATATAGAAATAAAgacagaatttcttaaaaaaatcaaaagtgatTCGTTCAGAATGTGTGAGACATGTAGTATCCTTAAGGACTTGGGAAACCTTAATcccaaataa